The Blastocatellia bacterium nucleotide sequence ATGGTGAGACGACGGCGCTGAATGCGCTCACGCTGACGATCAAATCGGGCACTATTTTCGGCTTCCTTGGACCTAATGGGGCAGGCAAGACAACGACGTTGAACATCCTCATTGGGCTGATTCCGCCGACATCTGGCCGAGCAAAGGTGCTCGGCTTGGACGTGACGCGCGACGCCCCGGCGATACGGGAACAAATCGGCGTCTTGCTTGAAGACCATGGCCTCTACGAGTACCTGTCGGCCTACGATAATCTGGAGTTCTTCGGGCGCATCAATCGAATGGGTAAACAGGCTCGCGCGCGACGCATCCAGGAGCTCATGGAGAAAGTCGGACTGTGGGATAAACGCGATCAACAACCGAAAGAGTGGTCTAAAGGGATGAAACAGAAACTGGCCATCTGTCGCGCTCTGTTGCATCAACCCAAAATTCTCTTTTTGGATGAGCCGACGTCGGGCCTCGATCCATCCAGCCAACGCGCCTTCCGCGAGGAAATCCTCTCGCTGAAGAAATCAGAGAACGTCACCATTTTTCTCAATACGCACAATCTGGATGAAGCCGAGCGGGTGTGCGATGACATCGCTATTCTCAATCATGGCCGCGTGATTGCGCACGGTCCGCCCGATCATATCAGAGCAGAGAGCGCCGGCCACTCGGTCATCACCGTCACCATTGATGCTTTGCCGGAAGCTGTTCACGCGCGACTGAGCGCACTGCCGTTCGTCAAATCTATAGAGCTTGAGGGACAGCGTCTGCGCCTGATGGTGGATGACCCAACGCAGAGCGCTCAGATCAATCGCCTGCTGGTCACACATGGCGTCGCGGTCTCCGAGCTTCGCCGTGAACAAGCTTCGCTGGAGCAAATCTTCTTACAATTGATTGACGAGGAGAGACAACATGTTGCGTGATCTTTGGTGTGTCGCCTGGAAAGAGCTGATGGTGGCCCGCCGCAATCTGAAAAGCTACGCAACCAGCTATATCATGGTGTTGTTCATTTGGGGATTTGTGTTCCCTGCCGCCACGGTTGATCAAGTCTGGAACGGACAGACCCGCGCCGCGATGTTGAGTTTTTGCTACCTAGCCGTCCTGCTGGCATCAGGCCAAA carries:
- a CDS encoding ABC transporter ATP-binding protein, with the protein product MNAIETFDLTRKYGETTALNALTLTIKSGTIFGFLGPNGAGKTTTLNILIGLIPPTSGRAKVLGLDVTRDAPAIREQIGVLLEDHGLYEYLSAYDNLEFFGRINRMGKQARARRIQELMEKVGLWDKRDQQPKEWSKGMKQKLAICRALLHQPKILFLDEPTSGLDPSSQRAFREEILSLKKSENVTIFLNTHNLDEAERVCDDIAILNHGRVIAHGPPDHIRAESAGHSVITVTIDALPEAVHARLSALPFVKSIELEGQRLRLMVDDPTQSAQINRLLVTHGVAVSELRREQASLEQIFLQLIDEERQHVA